Proteins from a genomic interval of Colletes latitarsis isolate SP2378_abdomen chromosome 12, iyColLati1, whole genome shotgun sequence:
- the LOC143348911 gene encoding uncharacterized protein LOC143348911 codes for MKIALILLATALATALGYPAAPEKGAILARMAREASPDPGHFRHGGFIGGYGGYGHGGHGGYGPSGYGGYRPSGYGGYRPSGYGGGYSGSSAHAGAINTPFGSAAFASAKAGSTGYGR; via the exons ATGAAGATCGCCCTGATTCTGCTGGCTACGGCCCTGGCTACGGCCCTGGGATACCCTGCTGCTCCAGAAAAAG GGGCCATTTTGGCGAGGATGGCGCGAGAAGCGTCGCCGGATCCAGGCCACTTTAGGCACGGCGGGTTTATCGGTGGCTACGGTGGCTATGGTCACGGTGGTCACGGTGGATATGGCCCGAGTGGCTACGGTGGCTACCGACCTAGTGGCTACGGTGGCTACAGACCCAGTGGCTATGGCGGTGGCTACTCTGGAAGCTCCGCCCACGCTGGCGCCATCAACACACCATTCGGCAGCGCTGCGTTCGCCAGCGCCAAAGCTGG GAGCACTGGATATGGACGATGA